The Agreia sp. COWG nucleotide sequence GGACCCCACGTCATAGGGCGAACGCTTCAACAATGCAAGCAGTTGTCAGCACCGATTTTCGACCGTCACACTGAAGTCATGAAGAGCATCCTCTACAGCGGCGGCACGGTGATCACCGGCGACGACATCGCTGATGCCGTGCTCGAATACGCCAGTGAACTCGCCCGCCACGAGTCGAGCGATACCCTCGAGATCCCTACCGTCGATGCGGAGGGCCAGACCGGCCGCACCAAGCTGCTGCTCGGCCCCGCCAGCCAGTTCGTCGTGGCCCAGAGCACCGTCCCCGCCGAGGATCCGGTCGACGACGAACTCGTGAAGTCAGTGCTGCTGAAGACCGCGCATCTGCAGGCCCCCAAGCCCGTCGCCTCGGCCGACACCACCGGCTACCCCGACTTCGACGAACCGACCGAGGTTCCCGACCCACCCCTGGCCGACGCCGACTCCTGACGTCGACCGTCGAGCGCGGGGCTACGCCACCTCGCCGAACAGCCTCGTATCGGGCAGCGGGTTGCGCAGGATGCTCTGCCACGAGCGCTCCAAGGCATCCATGCCGCGCTCGAGCTGATCGACAGGCGCCCCCAGGGGAATGCGCACAAATCGTTCGAGTGCCCCGTCGATCCCGAAGCGTGGCCCCGCGGTGATGAGGAGGCCCTCGGCCCTCGCCGCGAGCGCGAGTTGCGACGAACTGGCGGATCCGAGGCCGACCCATGCCGCTATTCCCCCGTGGACCCGGGGCATCGTCCACTCGACGAAGCGATCCGCGATGATCTCCTCCAGCCGATTCCTGTTCGTGCGCAACTGCTCCCGGCGATGCTCGAGAATCTCGGGCATATCGGCCAGCATGCGGGCGACGATGAGCTGCTCCAGAACGGGCGTGCCGAGGTCGTTGGCCGGCCGCGCCGCGGCGAGAGACCGGATGAGCCCGGGTTCGGCACGAATCCAGCCCACACGCAGGCCGTCCCAGATCGTCTTACCCACGGATCCGATCATGACCACGCTCTTCTCGGCGCCCGAGCCCGCATAGGCGCCGAAGGGCAGAAGGGTGTCGGCCCTGTCGATGTCGAGCTCGCCCGACGTCTCATCGGCCACGATCGTGGTTCCCGATCGAGTTGCCCAGTCGATGGTGCGCTCTCGGAGCTCGGCAGACATCGACTCCCCCGTGGGATTGTGGAAGTCGGGCATGAGATAGCCCACCGTCGGGTTCGTCCGCTGCATCAGCTGCTGCAACGCCTCCGCGTCCCATCCCTCGCCGGCGGTCACGTTCACGGGCACCAGTCGGGCGCCGGCCTGCGCGAGGGCCTCATAGGCGTGCGGGTAGCTCGGAAGCTCGACAAGGGCACGATCCCCGCGACCGAGCAGCAGTCGGGACAGCAGCGCAATAGCATTCTGCGCACCCGTCGTGATGAGGATCTGCTCGCGACTCGTGGGCAGGCCGCGAGCGCCGTAGCGTTCGGCCACGGCGTCACGCAGCTCGGTTATGCCCTCGAAGTTGTAACCCGGCCCGCCCAGGTAACGAGCGAAGTCGCTCATCGCGGCTTCGGTCGCCTCGATGATCCCTGGGCTCGCGGGCATCACGGCCTTCGTTAAGTCGAGGTATCCCGGAACGGATCGGGTATCTGCCGGCGGGCGCCCCGGCGCACGCGTCACGCTGCCCGAGCCGCGAACGCTCGAACTGTATCCGGCCTCTCGCAATTCGCGGTACGCGCTCGTCACGAGGGTTCGGCTCACGGCCAGCGCCTGGGCGAGCTCCCGCTCGGCCGGAAGCCTCGTGCCGGCCGGGATGCGGCCATCGAGAATCAGCAGCCGGATGCGGTCGAACAGCGCGTGATAGAGCGCGCCCGGGGCCGCCTCCCTCCAATCGCCGAGAAGCGAGCGAAGAGCGCGAGTTCCGATGAGCGAGTCCGACATGAGACCACATTATCCAGATTGGCCTCTTGATCAAGAGCCAATTTAGACATTGGATATGCGATATGCCCTTCTCCTACGCGCGTCGCCTCCTCCGCCTGATCTGCGGACTGGCCCTCTACGCCTTCGCCGACGCCCTGATGATCCGCGCCGTGGTCGGCGTCGATCCGTGGACGGTCTTCGCCCAGGGCGTCGGCGTGCACACGGGCCTGAGCATCGGTGTTCTGACGAACATCATCGGCCTGCTCGTGCTGCTGCTCTGGATCCCCCTCAGGCAGAAGCCCGGGGTGGGCACTGTGCTCAACGTCCTTCTCTTGGGCCCGATGATCGACCTCAGCCTGTGGCTGGTGCCCACGGTCACCCTGTGGTGGGCGCAGATCCTGGTCTTCGCCGCCGGACTCGTGCTACTCGCGGTCGCCAGCGGCATCTACATCGGCGCGCACCTCGGCCCCGGCCCACGAGACGGCCTGATGACCGGCATCCACAATCGCACCGGATGGCCGATCTGGGTGGGCCGCACCTGGGTCGAGGCCAGCGTGCTGCTCGCGGGCTGGCTCCTCGGCGGCAACGTGGGCTTCGGAACCCTCGCCTTCGCCCTGCTCATCGGCCCGCTGTGCTCGGTCACGCTCCCCCTGCTCGGGGTGCGGTCGCCGGAGAAGGCCAGGGCGGCCGCCTCCGCTGCGCGCGGCTACGCCCCGATGAGCCGCTCCGCCAGGTAACCCTGCAGGCGATCGAGCGACACGCGCTCCTGCGCCATGGAGTCGCGCTCGCGCACGGTCACCGCGTTGTCTTCGAGCGATTCGAAGTCGACGGTGATCGCGAAGGGCGTGCCGATCTCGTCTTGACGACGGTATCGACGACCGATTGCACCGGCGTCGTCGAAGTCCACGTTCCAGTTCTGGCGCAGGTCCTGCGCCACCTTGCGGGCGAGCGGCGAGAGGGCCTCGTTGCGTGAGAGCGGCAGCACGGCGGCCTTGACGGGCGCGATGCGGGGGTCGAGCTTCAAAACGGTGCGCTTATCGACTCCGCCCTTCGAGTTCGGCGCCTCGTCTTCGTGGTACGCGTCCACCAGGAACGCCATCAGCGCGCGCGTGAGTCCGAACGACGGCTCGATCACGTACGGGATCCACCGCTCGTTCGAGGTCTGATCGAAGTACGACAGATCGGTGCCGGACGCCTCGGCGTGCGTCTTGAGGTCGTAGTCGGTGCGGTTGGCGACACCCATGAGCTCGCCCCACTGGCTGCCGGGGAACTGGAAGCGGTACTCGATGTCGACGGTGCGCTTGGAGTAGTGCGACAGCTTCTCTTGCGGGTGCTCGAACTGGCGGATGTTCTCGGGGTTGATGCCGAGCCCGATGAACCACTCCCAGCTCTGATCGATCCAGTACTGGTGCGCCTCCTCGTCCGTTCCGGGCTGCACGAAGTACTCCATCTCCATCTGCTCGAACTCGCGCGTGCGGAAGATGAAGTTTCCGGGCGTGATCTCGTTGCGGAACGCCTTGCCGACCTGGGCGATACCGAAGGGCGGCTTCTGACGCGAGGTGTTCAGCACGGTGGCGAAGTCGACGAAGATGCCCTGCGCCGTCTCGGGCCGCAGGTAGGCCATGCCGCTCTCGTCCTCGAGTACACCGAGGGTGGTCTTGAGCATTCCCGAGAACTTCTTGATCTCCGACCACTGGCCCACATTGCCCGTGTCGGGGTCGCGCACGTCGGCGAGGCCGTTGACAGGCGGATGCCCGTGCTTGGCCTCGTAGGCCTCGAGCAGGTGGTCGGCACGGTAGCGCTTGTTGGTCGCGAGCGACTCCACCATCGGGTCGTTGAAGACCTCGACGTGACCGGATGCCTCCCACACCTGGCGCGGGAGGATGACGGCCGAGTCGAGGCCGACGACGTTGTCGCGGCTCTGCACCATGAACTTCCACCACTGGCGCTTGATGTTCTCTTTGAGCTCGACACCGAGGGGTCCGTAATCCCAGGCACTGCGAGTGCCGCCATAGATCTCTCCCGTGGGAAAGACGAATCCCCGGCGCTTCGCGAGGGCAATGACAGAATCAAGAGGAGATGTGGGCATAACAGCTTCCGTAAGTCGCCCACCGGCCGGCTGCCAGCGGGTGGATAAGCCACAATCTTATGGGAGGGGCCATGAACGACCGCGACACCGAGCGCTGGATGCGCTACCACGGCCTGCCCTACTTCGTTCGCCGTCGCGCTCGGTCGCAG carries:
- a CDS encoding PLP-dependent aminotransferase family protein; this translates as MSDSLIGTRALRSLLGDWREAAPGALYHALFDRIRLLILDGRIPAGTRLPAERELAQALAVSRTLVTSAYRELREAGYSSSVRGSGSVTRAPGRPPADTRSVPGYLDLTKAVMPASPGIIEATEAAMSDFARYLGGPGYNFEGITELRDAVAERYGARGLPTSREQILITTGAQNAIALLSRLLLGRGDRALVELPSYPHAYEALAQAGARLVPVNVTAGEGWDAEALQQLMQRTNPTVGYLMPDFHNPTGESMSAELRERTIDWATRSGTTIVADETSGELDIDRADTLLPFGAYAGSGAEKSVVMIGSVGKTIWDGLRVGWIRAEPGLIRSLAAARPANDLGTPVLEQLIVARMLADMPEILEHRREQLRTNRNRLEEIIADRFVEWTMPRVHGGIAAWVGLGSASSSQLALAARAEGLLITAGPRFGIDGALERFVRIPLGAPVDQLERGMDALERSWQSILRNPLPDTRLFGEVA
- a CDS encoding YitT family protein, whose translation is MPFSYARRLLRLICGLALYAFADALMIRAVVGVDPWTVFAQGVGVHTGLSIGVLTNIIGLLVLLLWIPLRQKPGVGTVLNVLLLGPMIDLSLWLVPTVTLWWAQILVFAAGLVLLAVASGIYIGAHLGPGPRDGLMTGIHNRTGWPIWVGRTWVEASVLLAGWLLGGNVGFGTLAFALLIGPLCSVTLPLLGVRSPEKARAAASAARGYAPMSRSAR
- a CDS encoding glycine--tRNA ligase, giving the protein MPTSPLDSVIALAKRRGFVFPTGEIYGGTRSAWDYGPLGVELKENIKRQWWKFMVQSRDNVVGLDSAVILPRQVWEASGHVEVFNDPMVESLATNKRYRADHLLEAYEAKHGHPPVNGLADVRDPDTGNVGQWSEIKKFSGMLKTTLGVLEDESGMAYLRPETAQGIFVDFATVLNTSRQKPPFGIAQVGKAFRNEITPGNFIFRTREFEQMEMEYFVQPGTDEEAHQYWIDQSWEWFIGLGINPENIRQFEHPQEKLSHYSKRTVDIEYRFQFPGSQWGELMGVANRTDYDLKTHAEASGTDLSYFDQTSNERWIPYVIEPSFGLTRALMAFLVDAYHEDEAPNSKGGVDKRTVLKLDPRIAPVKAAVLPLSRNEALSPLARKVAQDLRQNWNVDFDDAGAIGRRYRRQDEIGTPFAITVDFESLEDNAVTVRERDSMAQERVSLDRLQGYLAERLIGA